Proteins from a single region of Catenulispora acidiphila DSM 44928:
- a CDS encoding CATRA conflict system CASPASE/TPR repeat-associated protein, translating to MTPQPRPSPSPTAQALAVHVFFSAEGEHARASYARLRDLWTACGDSLGMTTPVPRLGMPVELPPTLAAPSVLGPAAARQSVAEGIVQAFVVRERDVYCLAVMIAPDAAERLGWSELEARWSAVVTAGASAGAGTPNAVPLGEARLFLALVNTMPDGVAAPSGVREAMPQHPDTDEAWWRRGHRTDSGLLLWETASRPDDRAVRRFAVVASRRDEKLMDAWVWTRGEAEVPPFGRYLMHMAKIRHELRIHAGGDAVRRLRTEADSRVERLLQLLEGEIPAGPAELVAASTRLAVLRVQSAGLIAALTRLREMRRTVQIAQWNMAAALGEDGGIEGQASAVSGPGHIRARASDNEVGGPVSGRPGTTGSRPGTPPATPLTDDRALADWFATRLDDDALYVAAACDRTRDVAEITATVVEHGLHEHRQAAEDHRDRFSLLQTAIIGAVLMVLTAVQALGYRVPVSGPVKAPLVAVLGAVTLFLAAFVLRLATASDHRPQALLSHIAAGLSGAALVWLLVAIGWTEQAHHSSPRGLTCLVSGFGFVVGVAVARLLSRRGLAA from the coding sequence ATGACGCCGCAGCCACGGCCGTCACCGTCGCCGACCGCCCAGGCACTGGCGGTCCATGTCTTCTTCTCCGCTGAGGGCGAACACGCCCGAGCCTCCTACGCGCGCTTACGCGACCTATGGACGGCCTGCGGTGATTCGCTCGGCATGACGACGCCGGTCCCGCGGCTCGGTATGCCCGTCGAACTGCCGCCGACCTTGGCCGCGCCGTCCGTCCTCGGACCGGCGGCCGCGCGCCAATCGGTCGCGGAGGGGATCGTGCAGGCTTTCGTCGTCCGCGAGCGCGACGTCTACTGCCTCGCCGTCATGATCGCCCCCGATGCGGCCGAGCGGCTCGGGTGGAGCGAGTTGGAGGCACGGTGGTCGGCGGTGGTGACGGCAGGAGCAAGCGCGGGTGCGGGCACGCCGAACGCTGTCCCGCTGGGCGAGGCCCGGCTCTTCCTTGCCCTGGTCAACACCATGCCCGACGGCGTCGCCGCACCTTCCGGAGTACGGGAGGCCATGCCTCAGCATCCTGATACGGACGAGGCTTGGTGGCGGCGCGGCCATCGCACCGACTCGGGTCTGCTCCTGTGGGAGACCGCCTCGCGCCCCGACGACCGAGCTGTGCGCCGCTTCGCCGTCGTGGCCTCTCGCCGCGACGAGAAGCTGATGGACGCCTGGGTGTGGACGCGCGGCGAGGCTGAGGTGCCGCCGTTCGGGCGCTATCTGATGCACATGGCGAAGATCCGTCATGAGCTGCGCATCCATGCCGGCGGCGACGCTGTGCGCCGACTGCGCACGGAGGCGGACAGCCGGGTGGAACGTCTGCTGCAGCTGTTGGAGGGCGAGATCCCGGCCGGGCCCGCGGAGCTGGTCGCGGCCTCGACACGGCTGGCTGTACTACGGGTGCAGTCGGCGGGGCTGATCGCCGCGCTGACCAGGCTGCGCGAGATGCGGCGGACGGTACAGATCGCGCAGTGGAACATGGCGGCTGCGCTCGGCGAGGACGGCGGAATAGAAGGTCAAGCCTCGGCGGTCAGCGGACCTGGACACATCAGAGCTCGCGCGAGTGACAACGAAGTCGGCGGGCCTGTGTCTGGCCGGCCTGGCACGACGGGCAGCCGACCCGGCACTCCCCCGGCCACCCCGCTCACCGACGACCGAGCACTGGCCGACTGGTTCGCGACCCGTCTCGACGACGACGCCCTGTACGTGGCGGCGGCGTGCGATCGCACCCGCGACGTCGCGGAGATCACCGCGACGGTCGTCGAGCACGGCCTGCACGAGCACCGACAGGCCGCCGAGGACCACCGCGACCGTTTCAGCCTGCTCCAGACGGCGATCATCGGAGCCGTGCTCATGGTCCTGACCGCGGTGCAGGCGCTCGGCTACCGGGTCCCCGTGTCGGGACCGGTCAAAGCCCCGCTCGTCGCGGTCCTCGGCGCCGTGACCCTGTTCCTGGCCGCGTTCGTCCTGCGTTTGGCCACCGCGTCCGACCACCGCCCGCAGGCCTTGCTCAGCCATATCGCCGCCGGCCTGAGCGGCGCCGCGCTGGTCTGGTTGCTCGTCGCGATCGGCTGGACCGAGCAGGCCCACCACAGCTCGCCGCGCGGCCTGACCTGTCTGGTGTCAGGATTCGGATTCGTCGTCGGGGTAGCAGTCGCCCGCCTGCTGTCCCGCCGCGGTCTCGCCGCTTAG
- a CDS encoding carboxylate-amine ligase, whose protein sequence is MASSVEQIRDVLTLGLEEEFVLVDGREPVTVPRAEAVLARIGGRLDGRMHRELFQTQIETNTLPRVTAAELRADLAETRGAAIEAAAGLDTRLVASGAGVLSRRPLPVTQSPRYLEIARRFPDVLAEFESEPSGCHIHLGTLDRDRAVLLGTRLRPWMPLLQSLAGNSPFAAGRDRGCASWRYFEFQHWPSAGPAPSLTGGGYERAVRRLMESGTVMDRKMIYWFTRPSERWPTLEIRVADVNPDLNVPVLLALLVRGLAATILAALQADQPVPGTDEHRLIEDHRLAARFGLAAEGLDPVSGTLASAEERAASLLEFSRPGLEPGGDLETAALLLAEVRATGGGAAQQRADFQVRGSLSDVVDGLVKRTAV, encoded by the coding sequence ATGGCCTCGTCCGTGGAACAGATCCGGGACGTGCTGACGCTCGGCCTGGAGGAGGAGTTCGTCCTCGTCGACGGCCGCGAACCAGTCACGGTCCCCAGGGCCGAAGCCGTCCTGGCGCGGATCGGCGGCCGCCTGGATGGGCGAATGCACCGCGAACTCTTCCAGACCCAGATAGAGACCAACACGCTGCCCCGCGTGACGGCGGCTGAGCTGCGCGCGGACCTCGCCGAAACACGCGGGGCGGCCATCGAGGCCGCGGCCGGCCTCGACACGCGGCTGGTCGCCTCGGGCGCCGGAGTGCTGTCCCGGCGACCGCTGCCGGTGACGCAGTCGCCGCGTTATCTGGAGATAGCCCGCCGTTTCCCGGACGTGCTGGCCGAGTTCGAGAGCGAGCCCAGCGGCTGCCACATCCACCTGGGAACCCTGGACCGCGACAGGGCCGTGCTGCTGGGCACGCGGCTCCGGCCGTGGATGCCGCTGCTGCAGTCGCTCGCGGGCAACTCCCCGTTCGCTGCCGGACGCGACCGCGGCTGCGCCAGCTGGCGGTACTTCGAGTTCCAGCACTGGCCCTCCGCCGGTCCGGCTCCGAGCTTGACCGGCGGCGGGTACGAGCGGGCTGTACGCCGCCTCATGGAGTCCGGGACCGTCATGGACCGCAAGATGATCTACTGGTTCACCCGGCCCTCGGAACGCTGGCCCACCCTGGAGATCCGGGTCGCCGACGTGAACCCGGATCTGAACGTCCCGGTCTTGCTCGCGCTCCTGGTCCGGGGTCTGGCCGCGACGATCCTGGCCGCCCTGCAGGCCGACCAGCCGGTTCCGGGCACCGACGAACACCGGCTGATCGAGGACCACCGCCTGGCGGCCCGGTTCGGCCTGGCCGCCGAGGGACTGGATCCGGTGAGCGGCACGCTCGCGTCGGCCGAGGAGCGAGCGGCCAGTCTGCTGGAATTCAGCCGGCCGGGCCTTGAGCCCGGAGGCGATCTGGAGACCGCTGCCCTCCTGCTCGCCGAGGTGCGGGCCACCGGCGGCGGAGCCGCGCAGCAGCGGGCCGACTTCCAGGTCCGGGGGTCCTTGTCGGACGTGGTGGACGGGCTGGTGAAACGGACTGCTGTGTGA
- a CDS encoding CHAT domain-containing protein, which produces MGVRRELVEPVQARLFHVTKTGSLASVMDQEAFEEGGRLADALNELLTAGYDDLQARHALGYLYWFQSQGMDDEPGRAARAAAVTLFAPCFLTGAGILPEPLLPELLERAVPDAVAMLRQLRSQARKGVAEPLNPARLDEATVLAWTQITTATAGRPAHAAHLPNLCGALQIRAARTGLPEDLDAAVDAGRRSVTAAPPGHPVHANAMSNLSGALRARYEHQRDPQDLDEAVDAARHAVAATPEPGPDRSRFLANLASVSHMRYHRTADLADLNAAVDAARAATAATDPRAATRGHRFATLSGVLLDRYELGGMSADLDEAVDAGLPAAAAMPEDHPDLPALVARVGEAIRRQAERTGDAERLDAAVALARRAIDLTPETDQAAKAARRLNLAVALLHRAESFPDRRADLDEAIAVGRQATADPGWARVRILALTNLSTALRRRFERSANRADLDAAVAAGREAVRVAGHEVTGGFEHAVALTNLGSTLAVRLEKSAEAGDLAEAVRLCTQAAHMATAPALLRTRAAATGGRMIARTDPAQGAALLETAVALLPLLAPRHKNRADTAYALGELTGVANDAAAAILADDQPRPSSPQAARALAILEQGRAVLLGRGLDVRGDQAALEREHPALAARLDELRILLDGERTALLESDPDLPAPVEQDRISLTADLRRLLDHIRSQDGFATFGLPPDPTALATAGAEGPVVVFVVTLTSGHALLLTAEGIRALPLPGLTIHSVLDQGHTFYSALQGTSPGMSEVLEWLWDTVAGPVLDALGIHTPPGADEPAPRIWWVTGGVLGMLPIHAAGYHRETPASARRTVLDRTASSYVPTVRALLQARNQRDRERRSRQQSSTPVPALSSLIVAMPTTPGAEKLPGSAAEAEALRPLLPDPATLIEPEPGTEGVPPTKPRVLQELTTRSIAHFACHGHHDPNDPAAGHLLLHDHRQDPLSVKALAALALGHANLAYLSACDTALGLSPGRLIDESLHLATAFHLAGFQHVIGTQWMANDLVAVNVASAFYRQLLNPTAAPTDLDLNLNLNLDRCAHALREAVLRQRNRHAARPHLWAPYIHVGT; this is translated from the coding sequence GTGGGAGTACGCCGGGAACTGGTCGAGCCGGTTCAGGCACGACTTTTTCACGTCACCAAGACTGGAAGCCTGGCCTCCGTCATGGACCAGGAGGCGTTCGAAGAAGGCGGCCGGCTCGCGGACGCGCTCAACGAGCTGCTGACGGCCGGCTATGACGACCTTCAAGCCCGGCACGCGTTGGGCTACTTGTACTGGTTCCAGTCTCAGGGGATGGACGACGAGCCGGGTCGGGCGGCACGCGCCGCAGCGGTCACCTTGTTCGCACCCTGTTTCCTGACCGGAGCGGGAATCCTGCCCGAACCGCTGCTGCCCGAACTCCTCGAGCGGGCTGTGCCGGACGCGGTGGCGATGCTCCGACAGCTCCGGAGCCAGGCGCGCAAAGGCGTGGCAGAACCGCTCAATCCAGCGCGGCTCGACGAGGCCACGGTCTTGGCCTGGACGCAGATCACCACAGCCACGGCCGGGCGGCCGGCTCACGCCGCACATCTGCCGAATCTGTGCGGCGCGCTCCAGATCCGCGCCGCGAGAACCGGCCTGCCGGAGGACTTGGACGCGGCGGTCGACGCCGGCCGGCGCTCCGTCACCGCCGCGCCGCCAGGCCATCCGGTCCACGCAAACGCCATGTCGAACCTGTCCGGCGCCTTGCGCGCCCGCTATGAGCACCAGCGTGATCCGCAAGACCTCGACGAGGCCGTCGACGCCGCGCGGCACGCCGTGGCCGCGACGCCCGAGCCGGGCCCGGACCGGTCCCGCTTCCTGGCCAACCTCGCGAGCGTCTCGCACATGCGTTACCACCGCACGGCCGACCTGGCGGACCTGAACGCAGCCGTCGACGCCGCCCGGGCAGCCACTGCGGCCACGGACCCGCGCGCGGCGACCCGCGGGCACCGGTTCGCGACCCTCAGCGGCGTGCTGCTGGACCGCTACGAGCTCGGGGGCATGTCGGCGGATCTCGACGAGGCTGTCGACGCCGGGCTGCCGGCCGCAGCCGCGATGCCCGAGGACCATCCGGACCTGCCGGCTCTGGTGGCCCGAGTCGGCGAGGCAATACGCAGACAGGCTGAGCGGACCGGGGATGCCGAACGGCTCGACGCTGCCGTCGCTCTGGCCCGGCGGGCGATCGATCTGACCCCCGAGACCGACCAGGCGGCAAAGGCGGCACGGCGGCTGAACCTCGCCGTGGCCCTCCTGCACCGTGCCGAGTCCTTCCCAGACCGGCGTGCCGACCTGGACGAGGCGATCGCCGTCGGCCGGCAGGCGACCGCCGATCCGGGGTGGGCCCGAGTGCGAATCCTGGCTCTCACCAATCTCAGCACCGCGTTGCGGAGGCGGTTCGAGCGCAGCGCCAACCGTGCCGACCTCGACGCGGCGGTAGCGGCCGGCCGCGAAGCGGTGCGGGTCGCAGGGCACGAGGTCACTGGCGGCTTCGAACATGCCGTGGCTCTCACCAACCTCGGCTCTACACTGGCAGTACGGCTTGAAAAGTCGGCGGAGGCTGGAGATCTGGCCGAGGCTGTACGCCTCTGCACGCAAGCGGCACACATGGCGACCGCGCCAGCGCTGCTCCGGACCAGGGCCGCAGCCACCGGCGGGCGCATGATCGCCCGCACTGATCCGGCCCAAGGTGCCGCGCTGCTGGAGACCGCGGTGGCGCTGCTGCCGCTCCTCGCGCCCCGGCATAAGAACCGCGCGGACACGGCGTACGCACTCGGGGAGCTCACCGGCGTGGCCAACGACGCCGCTGCCGCGATACTGGCGGACGATCAGCCCCGGCCGTCATCGCCGCAAGCAGCGCGCGCCCTGGCGATCCTCGAACAAGGCCGCGCCGTCCTCCTCGGCCGCGGCCTTGACGTCCGCGGCGATCAGGCCGCACTGGAACGTGAGCATCCCGCGCTGGCCGCCCGCCTCGACGAGCTGCGCATCCTGCTCGACGGCGAACGCACCGCGCTCCTGGAATCCGACCCTGACCTGCCCGCACCAGTCGAGCAGGACCGGATCTCGCTGACAGCCGACCTGCGACGGCTGCTAGACCACATCCGCTCCCAGGACGGATTCGCCACCTTCGGCCTGCCCCCGGACCCTACTGCGCTGGCGACTGCGGGCGCAGAGGGACCGGTCGTGGTCTTCGTCGTCACCTTGACGAGTGGTCACGCGCTCCTGCTGACCGCCGAGGGTATTCGTGCCCTGCCACTCCCCGGCCTCACGATCCACTCCGTGCTCGACCAAGGACACACCTTCTATTCGGCCTTGCAAGGGACTTCGCCGGGTATGTCCGAAGTCCTCGAATGGCTTTGGGACACCGTGGCCGGTCCGGTCCTCGACGCCCTCGGCATCCACACGCCGCCCGGCGCCGACGAACCCGCACCCCGCATTTGGTGGGTGACCGGCGGTGTCCTCGGCATGCTGCCGATCCACGCGGCCGGCTACCACCGCGAAACCCCGGCCTCGGCCAGGCGCACCGTCCTGGACCGGACGGCCTCGTCCTACGTCCCGACAGTCCGCGCCCTCCTCCAAGCCCGAAACCAGCGCGACCGTGAACGCCGAAGCCGACAACAGTCCAGCACCCCTGTCCCAGCCCTCAGTTCTCTGATCGTCGCGATGCCCACGACTCCCGGAGCCGAAAAGCTCCCGGGCTCCGCCGCCGAGGCCGAAGCCCTCAGGCCGCTGCTCCCCGACCCCGCCACACTGATCGAGCCCGAACCAGGCACCGAAGGCGTACCCCCGACGAAGCCGCGAGTCCTCCAGGAACTCACCACGCGGTCGATAGCCCACTTCGCCTGCCACGGCCACCACGACCCCAACGATCCCGCCGCCGGCCACCTCCTCCTCCACGACCACCGACAGGACCCCCTGTCCGTGAAAGCCCTGGCCGCACTCGCCCTCGGCCACGCCAACCTGGCATACCTCTCCGCCTGCGACACCGCCCTCGGCCTGTCCCCCGGCCGCCTCATCGACGAGTCCCTCCACCTCGCGACCGCCTTCCACCTGGCGGGCTTCCAGCACGTGATCGGCACTCAGTGGATGGCCAACGACCTGGTCGCCGTGAACGTTGCCAGCGCCTTCTATCGACAGCTGCTCAATCCCACAGCAGCACCAACCGACCTCGACCTCAATCTCAATCTCAATCTCGACCGCTGCGCCCACGCCCTCCGCGAAGCCGTCCTGCGCCAGCGGAACCGTCACGCAGCACGCCCTCACCTCTGGGCGCCCTATATCCACGTAGGTACGTGA
- a CDS encoding class I adenylate-forming enzyme family protein, giving the protein MAFPDSVLHALAARPEHVAVEDGDLAVTGGELLRMIGTIARGLRSSGIGPGSGVAMELGVSAEAVAAYFAGYTVGCRVIGVHPGYSAPQRRHVLSRGVDAVLTGDRVAELLRGEAADPVVLARPDDVARVAYTSGSTGRPKGCMQTYKALSSHWSWDVENWCADTVELARCTGRYLLFGTLASAVVQDYLALCLLSGGTAVIPRLPAAGEGPLFPGVFERLRASATIMNVPRLYQMLDALRTAEYDMSSVAAIMVAGSPLPAHRLAEAVELLGPVVYSSYGLTETGGLTALTPTDIAQGVLGSVGRPLPSVEVDIRDGEIYVRTQYQMCGYFDEPELTAETLTADGFVRTRDLGKLEDGYLSLTGRAREIIIVDALPVYAGPIERLLAAQEDVDQAYVIGAPSDQRGEAVHAFLVPRPGHSLDHAGLRQAVRADLGELSVPETITQLAEVPVAASGKPDKAALLGLLRGGVPEAASRDH; this is encoded by the coding sequence ATGGCATTCCCAGACTCCGTTCTTCATGCGCTGGCGGCGCGGCCGGAACACGTCGCTGTGGAGGACGGTGACCTTGCGGTGACCGGCGGCGAACTGCTGCGCATGATCGGCACGATTGCCCGCGGACTGCGATCGAGTGGTATCGGTCCGGGCAGTGGAGTGGCGATGGAGTTGGGCGTCAGCGCTGAAGCGGTGGCTGCCTATTTCGCGGGTTACACGGTGGGCTGCCGGGTGATCGGCGTGCATCCCGGGTACTCGGCGCCGCAGCGCCGGCATGTGCTCTCGCGCGGCGTGGACGCAGTGCTCACCGGTGATCGGGTGGCTGAACTGCTGCGCGGTGAGGCGGCTGACCCTGTGGTGCTGGCCAGGCCGGACGATGTGGCGCGGGTGGCGTACACCAGCGGCAGTACCGGCCGGCCGAAGGGCTGCATGCAGACGTACAAGGCGCTGTCCTCGCATTGGTCGTGGGATGTTGAGAACTGGTGCGCCGACACCGTCGAGCTGGCGCGGTGTACCGGTCGCTATCTGCTGTTCGGCACGCTCGCCAGTGCCGTGGTGCAGGACTACCTGGCGCTGTGCCTGCTCTCCGGCGGCACCGCCGTGATCCCGCGGCTTCCCGCAGCCGGTGAGGGCCCGCTGTTTCCCGGGGTGTTCGAGCGGTTGCGCGCCAGTGCGACGATCATGAACGTGCCGCGCCTGTATCAGATGCTTGATGCGCTGAGGACGGCGGAGTATGACATGTCCTCCGTAGCGGCGATCATGGTTGCCGGGTCGCCGCTGCCCGCGCACCGGCTGGCCGAAGCGGTCGAACTGCTCGGCCCGGTGGTCTACTCCTCCTACGGACTGACCGAGACCGGTGGGCTCACCGCGCTGACTCCGACGGACATCGCCCAAGGTGTGCTCGGCTCCGTGGGACGGCCGCTGCCCTCCGTGGAGGTGGACATCCGGGACGGCGAGATCTATGTGCGCACGCAGTACCAGATGTGCGGGTACTTCGACGAGCCCGAGCTGACCGCCGAGACCCTGACGGCCGATGGCTTTGTGCGTACCCGCGATCTCGGGAAGCTGGAGGACGGCTACCTGTCCCTGACGGGTCGCGCCCGCGAAATCATCATCGTGGATGCCCTGCCGGTGTATGCGGGCCCGATCGAGCGCCTGCTGGCGGCGCAGGAGGACGTGGACCAGGCGTACGTGATCGGCGCCCCGAGCGACCAGCGCGGCGAGGCGGTGCACGCCTTCCTGGTTCCCCGCCCGGGACACAGCCTGGACCACGCGGGCCTGCGCCAAGCGGTCCGCGCCGACCTCGGCGAGCTCAGCGTGCCGGAGACCATCACCCAACTCGCCGAGGTCCCGGTGGCCGCCAGCGGGAAACCGGACAAGGCCGCATTGCTCGGCTTGCTTCGAGGCGGCGTGCCTGAAGCCGCGAGCCGGGACCACTAG
- the ypfJ gene encoding KPN_02809 family neutral zinc metallopeptidase, with protein MTFDPEAQLDTSDVRDERGGGGGFLGGGFPGGRGGIAGLIFALIAAAVGVPVATMGGGGNGNGGTSASPGGVDSSLAAKCHTGADANANDDCRVVAVVDSVQNYWSTAFANSGKTYQRAATVLFSGSTSTACGPATTQVGPFYCPGDRTVYLDLGFWQELRSQFGAKGGPFAQAYVVAHEYGHHIQDLQGTLGRAQQGGQGATGGSVRTELQADCYAGIWAHWATTTKDASGHPLIDALSQQNIADALDAASAVGDDRIQQETQGNVTPETWTHGSAAQRQKWFTTGYQTGDLKACDTFAGGI; from the coding sequence ATGACCTTTGATCCTGAAGCCCAGCTGGACACCAGCGATGTCCGTGACGAACGCGGGGGTGGTGGTGGCTTTTTGGGCGGTGGGTTTCCGGGAGGCCGGGGCGGTATCGCTGGGCTGATATTCGCCCTCATCGCGGCAGCGGTCGGAGTTCCGGTCGCCACGATGGGCGGTGGAGGCAACGGCAACGGCGGGACTTCGGCGTCGCCGGGGGGCGTTGATTCCTCGCTCGCCGCCAAGTGCCACACCGGTGCTGATGCCAATGCCAACGATGACTGCCGTGTTGTGGCCGTCGTCGACTCCGTGCAGAACTACTGGAGCACGGCGTTCGCTAACAGTGGCAAGACCTACCAGCGTGCGGCAACCGTGCTCTTCTCCGGTTCCACCTCCACGGCTTGCGGCCCGGCGACCACCCAAGTCGGTCCGTTCTATTGTCCCGGCGATCGCACGGTGTACCTCGATCTGGGCTTCTGGCAGGAACTGCGTAGCCAGTTCGGAGCGAAGGGCGGTCCCTTCGCCCAGGCCTACGTCGTCGCCCACGAATACGGTCACCACATCCAGGACCTGCAAGGCACGCTCGGACGGGCCCAGCAGGGCGGCCAGGGTGCCACCGGCGGATCGGTCCGCACCGAACTACAGGCGGACTGCTACGCGGGTATCTGGGCGCACTGGGCCACCACCACCAAGGACGCCAGCGGCCATCCCCTCATCGACGCCCTCAGCCAGCAGAACATCGCCGATGCCCTCGACGCGGCGTCCGCGGTCGGTGACGACCGGATCCAGCAGGAGACGCAGGGCAACGTCACGCCGGAGACATGGACCCACGGGTCGGCCGCCCAGCGCCAGAAGTGGTTCACGACCGGCTATCAGACCGGGGATCTGAAGGCGTGCGACACGTTCGCCGGCGGGATATGA
- a CDS encoding endo-1,4-beta-xylanase encodes MRFHRLAAVGVAVATAVAAAITGSGVAGASSSSSDSLRALASKIDLHIGTAVVPYDLDNPDYAKIAATQFSVVTPGNEMKWQVVEPTQGTYDWSGGDRLVQFAQQNHQLVRGHVLLWHNQLPDWLTTGVTNGTISDAQLRDLLHKHITDEVTHFKGKIWQWDVANEFFTDDNPSQLNPNDFWISHLGTGVIADAFRWAHAADPKALLFYNDYNIAGEDGTNAKSDAAYTFIKQLVAQGVPISGVGDQGHLDTQYGFPTKMTDDLQRFANLGLKTAITEADVRTFVDSPTTQVPTDHLATFAQPYEYSQMLQACLAVKQCISFTVWGFGDTDSWIPGWFTNEGYANLYDVNLAPKPVVADLQQDLKLAAHGAQHRS; translated from the coding sequence ATGAGGTTCCACCGTCTGGCCGCAGTAGGCGTCGCCGTGGCGACCGCCGTCGCGGCCGCGATCACGGGCTCGGGCGTCGCCGGGGCGAGCTCGAGCTCCTCCGACTCGCTTCGTGCGCTGGCCTCGAAGATCGACCTGCATATCGGGACCGCCGTCGTCCCCTATGACCTCGACAACCCGGACTACGCCAAGATCGCCGCGACCCAGTTCTCGGTGGTCACGCCCGGCAACGAGATGAAGTGGCAGGTGGTGGAGCCGACGCAGGGCACGTACGACTGGTCCGGCGGCGACCGCCTGGTGCAGTTCGCGCAGCAGAATCACCAACTCGTCCGCGGCCACGTCCTGCTGTGGCACAACCAGCTTCCGGACTGGCTGACCACCGGCGTCACCAACGGCACGATCAGTGACGCGCAGCTGCGCGACCTGCTGCACAAGCACATCACCGACGAGGTGACGCACTTCAAGGGCAAGATCTGGCAGTGGGACGTCGCGAACGAGTTCTTCACCGACGACAACCCGTCCCAGCTGAACCCGAACGACTTCTGGATCTCGCACCTGGGCACCGGCGTCATAGCCGACGCCTTCCGCTGGGCCCACGCCGCCGACCCGAAGGCGCTCCTGTTCTACAACGACTACAACATCGCCGGCGAGGACGGAACCAACGCCAAGAGCGACGCCGCCTACACCTTCATCAAGCAGCTGGTCGCCCAAGGCGTCCCGATCAGCGGCGTCGGCGACCAGGGCCACCTCGACACGCAGTACGGCTTCCCCACAAAGATGACCGACGACCTCCAGCGCTTCGCCAACCTCGGCCTGAAGACCGCCATCACCGAAGCCGACGTCCGCACCTTCGTGGACAGCCCCACCACCCAAGTCCCCACCGACCACCTGGCCACCTTCGCCCAGCCATACGAGTACTCCCAGATGCTCCAAGCCTGCCTAGCCGTCAAGCAGTGCATCTCCTTCACAGTCTGGGGCTTCGGCGACACCGACTCCTGGATCCCCGGCTGGTTCACCAACGAGGGCTACGCAAACCTCTACGACGTCAACCTCGCCCCCAAGCCCGTCGTCGCAGACCTGCAGCAAGACCTGAAACTCGCCGCCCACGGCGCCCAGCACCGCAGCTGA
- a CDS encoding class II glutamine amidotransferase — translation MCRWLAYSGSPVLLSDVLYTPIRSFIDQSLHSELGAETTNGDGFGIGWYDGRDTPGIFRGVEPAWNDTNLREVSEHVTSPLFFAHIRAAIGSSVQQTNCHPFRYGKWLWMHNGFIDGFAKIKRDMAFAVDPSLYPLIVGTTDTELLFYLALTFGLETDPAKAVARAIGFVEAQGRKAGIDYPFQGTIVTSDGHSTWAFRYSSQGKSRTLFLTRDVPTLREQYPDAPIMQKVSDDTRLVVSEPIGNLPGAWLEIPEATYGMVQKGNDELRPFSPEPPA, via the coding sequence ATGTGCCGCTGGCTCGCCTACTCAGGCTCGCCCGTCCTGTTGAGCGACGTGCTGTACACGCCGATCCGCTCGTTCATCGACCAGAGCCTGCACTCCGAGCTCGGAGCCGAGACCACCAACGGCGACGGGTTCGGCATCGGCTGGTACGACGGCCGCGACACCCCCGGCATCTTCCGCGGCGTCGAACCGGCGTGGAACGACACGAACCTGCGCGAGGTCTCCGAGCACGTCACCTCGCCCCTGTTCTTCGCCCACATCCGCGCCGCCATCGGGTCCTCGGTCCAACAGACGAACTGCCATCCCTTCCGCTACGGGAAGTGGCTGTGGATGCACAACGGCTTCATCGACGGGTTCGCGAAGATCAAGCGCGACATGGCCTTCGCCGTCGACCCCTCGCTCTACCCCCTCATCGTGGGCACGACCGACACCGAGCTGCTGTTCTACCTGGCGCTCACCTTCGGGCTCGAAACCGATCCGGCGAAGGCCGTGGCCCGGGCCATCGGCTTCGTCGAGGCGCAGGGCCGGAAGGCCGGGATCGACTACCCCTTCCAGGGGACGATCGTGACCAGCGACGGCCATTCCACATGGGCGTTCCGCTATTCGAGCCAGGGCAAATCGCGAACCCTCTTTCTCACGCGCGACGTACCGACTTTGCGGGAGCAGTACCCCGACGCGCCCATCATGCAGAAGGTCTCCGACGACACGCGGTTGGTCGTCTCCGAACCGATCGGCAACCTGCCCGGTGCCTGGCTCGAGATACCCGAGGCCACATACGGCATGGTGCAAAAGGGCAACGACGAGCTCCGCCCTTTCTCGCCTGAACCGCCGGCGTAA